Proteins found in one Balaenoptera musculus isolate JJ_BM4_2016_0621 chromosome 4, mBalMus1.pri.v3, whole genome shotgun sequence genomic segment:
- the LOC118895011 gene encoding heterogeneous nuclear ribonucleoprotein A3-like, translated as MEVKPPPGRPQPDSGRRRRRRGEEGHDPKEPEQLRKLFIGGLSFETTDDSLREHFEKWGTLTDCVVMRDSQTKRSRGFGFVTYSWVEEVDAAMCARPHKVDGRVVEPKRAVSREDSVKPGAHLTVKKIFVGGIKEDTEECNLSDYFEKYGKIETIGVMEDRQSGKKRGFAFVTFDDHDTVDKIVVQKYHTINGHNCEVKKALSKQEMQSAGSQRGRGGGSGNFMGRGGNFGGGGGNFGRGGNFGGRGGYGGGGGGSRGSYGGGDGGYNGFGGDGGNYGGGPGYSSRGGYGGGGPGYGNQGGGYGGGGGGYDGYNEGGNFGGNYGGGGSYNDFGNYSGQQQSNYGPMKGGSFGGRSSGSPYGGGYGSGGGSGGYGSRRF; from the coding sequence ATGGAGGTAAAACCGCCGCCCGGTCGCCCCCAGCCCGACTCCggccgtcgccgccgccgccggggggAGGAGGGCCATGATCCAAAGGAACCAGAACAGTTGAGAAAACTGTTTATTGGTGGTCTGAGCTTTGAAACTACAGATGATAGCTTAAGAGAACATTTTGAGAAATGGGGCACACTTACAGATTGTGTGGTGATGAGAGACTCCCAAACAAAACGTTCCAGGGGCTTTGGTTTTGTGACTTACTCTTGGGTTGAAGAGGTGGATGCAGCAATGTGTGCTCGACCACACAAGGTTGATGGGCGTGTAGTGGAACCAAAGAGAGCTGTTTCTAGAGAGGATTCTGTAAAGCCTGGTGCCCATCTAACAGTGAAGAAAATTTTTGTTGGTGGTattaaagaagatacagaagAATGTAATTTGAGTGACTACTTTGAAAAGTATGGCAAGATTGAAACCATAGGAGTTATGGAAGACAGGCAGAGTGGGAAAAAGAGAGGATTTGCTTTTGTAACTTTTGATGATCATGATACAGTTGACAAAATTGTTGTTCAGAAATACCACACTATTAATGGGCATAATTGTGAAGTGAAAAAGGCCCTTTCTAAACAAGAAATGCAATCTGCTGGATCACAAAGAGGTCGTGGAGGTGGATCTGGCAACTTTATGGGTCGTGGAGGAAACTTTGGAGGTGGTGGAGGTAACTTTGGCCGTGGTGGAAACTTTGGTGGAAGAGGAGGctatggtggtggaggtggtggcagCAGAGGTAGTTATGGAGGAGGTGATGGTGGATATAACGGATTTGGAGGCGACGGTGGTAACTATGGCGGTGGTCCTGGTTACAGTAGTAGAGGAGGCTATGGTGGTGGTGGACCAGGATATGGAAACCAAGGTGGTGGATATGGTGGCGGTGGTGGAGGATATGATGGTTACAATGAAGGAGGAAATTTTGGAGGTAActatggtggtggtgggagctaTAATGATTTTGGAAATTATAGTGGACAACAGCAATCAAATTATGGACCCATGAAGGGGGGCAGTTTTGGCGGAAGAAGCTCGGGAAGTCCCTATGGTGGTGGTTATGGATCTGGTGGTGGAAGTGGTGGATATGGTAGCAGAAGGTTctaa